One window of the Tachyglossus aculeatus isolate mTacAcu1 chromosome 12, mTacAcu1.pri, whole genome shotgun sequence genome contains the following:
- the HAND2 gene encoding LOW QUALITY PROTEIN: heart- and neural crest derivatives-expressed protein 2 (The sequence of the model RefSeq protein was modified relative to this genomic sequence to represent the inferred CDS: deleted 1 base in 1 codon) produces MSLVGGFPPGPVVHHEGYPFAAAAAAAAAAAAAAAAAAAAGRCGPEESPYFHGWLLGHPDVSPPDYGMALSYSPEYGSAAGLDHSHYGGGGAGGGGGGAGCGPAGGGAAAGPAVPGGPRPVKRRGTANRKERRRTQSINSAFAELRECIPNVPADTKLSKIKTLRLATSYIAYLMDLLAKDDQNGEAEAFKAEIKKTDVKEEKRKKELNEILKTTVSSNDKKTKGRTGWPQHVWALELKQ; encoded by the exons ATGAGCCTGGTGGGGGGCTTCCCCCCGGGCCCGGTGGTCCACCACGAGGGCTACCctttcgccgccgccgccgccgccgccgccgccgccgccgcagccgcCGCAGCCGCCGCGGCGGCCGGGCGGTGCGGCCCCGAGGAGAGCCCCTACTTCCACGGCTGGCTGCTGGGGCACCCGGACGTGTCC CCCCCCGACTACGGCATGGCCCTGTCCTACAGCCCCGAGTACGGCAGCGCGGCCGGGCTGGACCACTCCCACTACGGGGGGGGCggagcgggcggcggcggcggcggcgcgggctGCGGGCCGGCCGGAGGGGGCGCTGCGGCGGGCCCGGCGGTCCCCGGCGGGCCCCGGCCGGTGAAGAGGCGCGGCACCGCCAACCGCAAGGAGCGGCGCAGGACTCAGAGCATCAACAGCGCCTTCGCCGAGCTGCGGGAGTGCATCCCCAACGTGCCCGCCGACACCAAGCTCTCCAAGATCAAGACCCTGCGCCTGGCCACCAGCTACATCGCCTACCTCATGGACCTGCTGGCCAAGGATGACCAGAACGGGGAGGCGGAGGCCTTCAAGGCCGAGATCAAGAAGACCGacgtgaaggaggagaagaggaagaaggagctg aACGAAATCTTGAAAACCACAGTGAGCAGCAACGATAAGAAAACGAAAGGCAGGACTGGCTGGCCGCAGCATGTGTGGGCCCTGGAACTCAAGcaatga